AAATGCTGAGTTGAAACCACATCATGACTGAACGGAAAATGTGGCGACTGCGGTTGTTATTGATTTGGCTGATAATGCTTACCTGCCGTAATCGGCGGATGGGAAACCATATCACCAGCATACATATAGGCAGGAGTGCGACATATATCCGGAATTGTACAGAGTAAATTGCAGCCAGTGAAAATTTGGGTAAGTCATGCATCGGTATGTATGTCTCGGCAATATTTATGGCTACTTCCGTCAGCATCAATGACAGAAGGAAAGCGATGGACATCATCCAAAATACCTCGGCGAAAAGAAGTAGAAACAGTCCTTTTATCTCCGAACCCATACATTTACGCAACGCCACTTCACGCTGGCGGTTGTAGAACATCTGGATTATGAATTTGAGGAAGTTTATCAGGCCTGAAATCAAGATAAGCGAAGCAACAAACAGTATAGCCAATTTTGCCTTCTCCCAAGCTTTATCTTGCCGCATAGTAAAGTATGCGCAAGGATGCACCGTATGCTCGTCCCGTTGCCACGCTACCGACTGCAAATTTTTGTTCAGGGTTTCTATATCTGTCTCAGGAGATAAATAGCCTTCTACACTTAATGCTTCATTAGATAAGATTTCATAAGAGAAGTAACAATCTGCTTCCCGAATGCGCAAGTCATTGTCTTTTACTACATTCACCACCCTGAAGTCTTGTATCGGGTTCTCTGATATGATTTTAGGATTAGAGAGATGTATGACTGATCCGATGGGATTTCTGTTACCATAGGCTTTGCGTACAAATTGTTGTGACAGGACCACTTCATCCGGTGCCTCGGGTAAACGGTTACCATACAATAATTTCCTGCCATTGTATGCGAAGTAATTGGCATTGATTCCTTTATAGCGTATCAGGAAAGGCAAATTGCGTTGTTCGTCATCAATGACTTCTATCTCTGTAGAGTTGCCATAAGAGTGGATAGTAACACATTCCAAACCATTGACTGTTTGTTCTTCCATCCGCTTCACTTCATGACTGCGAAAAAAGGGACTTTCGCTTTGGCTGACTTCTATCCTTAGCCGTCGTTCACAGTTGGGCAAATCGGCGAGCTTTTCCTGTTGCTGAACAAAAAAACATACCAAAGCGTAGCATACGATTCCCACCGCCAGGCAAATGGCGGAAATCAGACTGTGAGTTTTATACTTCAACAGGTTTCGGAGCGATATCTTCAAATAATGTAGTATCATTGTTTCACTTGCTATTCGTTTTTAATGATTTCTGCCGGATTGCTCCTTGCTATCCGCAAGATACGGAAAAGTATTGTAAAACCTGTAATAAAAGTAACAATCAAGAATATACAGAGCCAGAAAAGCAAACCGCAATCAAAGAATACTGTGTACATTTGTTTCCACAACATCAACACAACATATACAAGAGGAAATGCAATGATGGCACTACACAATAACAGAATGATATAAAGGTGGGCAAACAATAGGATAATCTGCGGAACATCCGCCCCATTTACTTTACGGATAGCAACTTCTTTCTGACGTCGTTCTGTATCAAGCGTGATGCTGGAGTATACACCTAATAGTGTGATAATGATGCTGATAACAGCAAAGAACAAAATGATGTCTTTCAGATTGTATTCAAGAGCTTGCGAAACATGGATATCATCCAGGAATGTTTTAGCCTGATAAGTTATATTTTCAGGAAGCATCTCGTGACAAACTTTCTCAATCCATTGAGCTACTTCTTTCTGCTGTCCAGGATGGCTCTTGATATAGCAATGGCCTATATAGACGGATGAATTATAAGGTAGGAAAGCATATCCACTACTTCGGTTATAGACATCGGCCTGAAAAGGTGTGGATATTCCACAGATTGTGTAGTCGGTATTACCGCTATACAAATTCATACCGATTACATCTTTCTTCTGCATCTCCTGCCAGACATTGTCTACCACAATATCTTTTTCCGTTTGAGGAAGTCTTCCTTGTTCCATGAGAATATTCATGAAAGAGAAGAAATTGGCGGGTACAGCCATGACACTAATATCAATCCAGGAGTTCTCATTTCCTTTTTCGGTTGTTAATCCATTGCCCGACATCCCTTGCATGTAACCGACATCCGATAGCAAAATTTCTTTCACTCCTGCATGTTGCTTGAAGCGCTCTATCATAGTCAGTTTTTCTTCGTTCTTCATGAAGGGATAATCCAACGGAATACTTAAGATCTCCGCTTTCTCTCGTTGGCTTAATGTGTGGAACAAGGTATTGGCTGTTTTTTCTGACTGCAGATATAAAGCGACTGTCAGGGATACGAATACCCAGCAAATGAAAAACTGGATACCCAGCATGAGGTTACGCCCCCATTGTTTCCCTCTGCATTTATTGTTTCCATAAATACCTGTTTGCACGGTGATACGACGAATACGAATGGAAACAGACAAACATATAATGGCGCAGAGTATGATAAGAAGAACGATATATTGCAGAGCATGTATTAAAAGCGTTTCAGTGGTAAAGGTCATTGCAATGCCTGGTAAAGAGAAATTCATGTGATTCCCCAATAATTCTATGCCTGATAATACCAGTATGGAAGATATGGATATGACGATCAATGACTGTGTGAACAGCAAGTAGAAAAGTTGTTTCCAGTTGCATCCTATCATTTTCATGATACTGTATTCCTTGGTGCGGTTGAAGAAAGAACCGATAAGGAAATGGAAAAAGTTAATCAGTCCTACTAATAATATCAGTGTACCGATAATTCCGGTCACTAACCCCAAGTAGGAAGCGCCTTGTTTCTTTAATCTGGCTCCCATGCTACTGGCAGTGACAGTGTAAGCTTCGCCATACAAAGTATAGGTATAGTCTCTTTTTGAGAATTGCTTTTCTAAATCGGTACATGTAGTTTGTGGTGATAACAGCACGTAGGTATTTGCTCCCGTCATGTTATGCCGTTTGGGACTTTGTAGAAGTCCTTCACTGTCGTTTACGGTCAGCATATCTATGTTTTGCATAAAATCTAAGCTATTGTTCAGAGGAATATCTTTCATCACTGCTTGAATGGTATAGACGATACCTCCTGTTTTCGGAGTGCTTTCAGGAGAAGTATTTAGTCTTCTCATGAGAGTCATGTGTTTACCGATAGCACTTTCTGCATTACCGAATATTTTAATGGCCATAGATTGGCTCAGGATGACGGAGTTAAGAGATTGGCTTGCCATTTTCCAGTGTCCTGCCACCATTTCCGGAGTGAAGATTTTATTGTAGCAAGTATCTATTTCAATCGTTTCAAGTTCATAAGGCAGCGTCTTTTCCGGAGATAACTCTACATAATAAGGACGTTCACGAGGATAGGTTACGGATGAGATAGCTTCCGTTTCTCCCAAAGCCCATGTGCGCAATTCTTCGGCCAGAGGAACCGGAGAACCTGAAAAATATCTGTCTGCCTTACTGTCATAGAGGTTTAATTCTGCTATACGATCATGATTAGCAAAACAATGGTCTGTGTTTTCTACAAAGCGACTGCAATATATGCAGACACAGAAGCAGAGCAAACCTACTGCCAATCCAATGATGGAAATGACATTTTGTGTCTTGTACTTACACAAGTTTCTGAATGCTATTTTGAGATAATGGAATATCATATTATATTATATTTATTTAATAGGTTTCAAATCCTATGCCAAAGTTGTAATATATTGTATATAAAATATATACATGTAAAAGAAACATTTAGGTAGTGTGCTATACTGCACATACACAGTGCGAATACGCACCATTTATTCACTCTTTGTCACTTCTGCCGGATTCTGCCGTGCAGTTTTAATAACTTGATGTAATATGGTGAATAATACTAAGATAGTTACAATGTTCAATATGATGATAAACAGATCTATACTAATATTGACATGATAGGCATATTGTTCCAACCATATTGACATGGCATAATAAGAGCATGGGAAAGCAATGATGGCTGCAACGAATACTAGTGCAATGTATTCCTGGAAAAACATGATGATAATTTCACTGATAGTAGCTCCCATCACTTTCCTAATAGCTATTTCTTTTTGTCTTTGGGTGATGATTGAAGATGAAATCGAGTATATACCAAATAAAGAGATGAGAATACAAAGGAAACTCAAAATTGAAAATAACTTGAATATTGCAATTTCTGACTTATTCAATTCCTGGATTTTATTGTCTACGGTTTGCGGTTCAGTATTGTATTCATTGTATTCCCACTGATGTTTTTGCGCTAATTCATTGATGGCCTTTATCGCATTTCTTTCTGTTCCTGGAACAACTTGAAAATAATTAATTGATTGCATCCAATTATGTGCTTGTGATATGATGGTGGGATATACTTCCGTTTTCATTCCTTGTGAATATAAGTCTTTCACCACTCCTATGATTTCATAATCACTATAGTGCCATTCAAGATCACCTTTTCTGAATATGCCAATAGGAATCCGTATTATTTCTCCAATAGGATGTTCAATTCTCATGGCAGTAACAGCACTTTGAGTTAATATGATTTTGTTCAGGATAGGTGAATTGAATATGTTTCTAGGTGTATTACTATTGGTTACCCAGTCTTCTTCACGGAACAGTCTTCCTTCAATGAGCCTGAAGTTAAATATTTTATCTCCGCTATTTTGGAGTGCCAGCCTTGCAAAACGGCTTTTTTTATCTTCTTCTGTCTGTCCATTCCATTCTACGCGCTCTTCAAAGCTAGTTATATTTTTACAAACTATATAATCTGAAGCTGTAGTGGTAGCCTTTATCATAGGCAACTGTTTAATTTCTTCCAACATATCATTGCCATTTTGCTCACGTGGATTGATGCGCATTTCAATAATATTTTGAGTGTCGAAACCTACATCTACATTATGGATGAAGCGTAACTGCATATATAATACTCCTGTTGATGTTAAGAAAAACAGGCAGATAACCAATTGTAAAGACAGACTTATCCGTCGGAATATATGGTGTCTATGGGGACGCACTTTGTTGACTAAAGATTGTTTGGTGGACACTTGAATAAATTGTATAATGGGGACTGTGAGAATGATTCCAATACATGACAGGGATATAAATGCAATTGCAAGGTATTCCAGCCAAAGAGTGTTTTTCTGAATGGAAATTTGGAATATTTCTTCGAAGAATGGAGTGAGTACTTCTATTAAGCATCCGGATATTAAGCAAGCCATTAAACCGTGAAAAAGAGCTTCTGTCATTAATTGTTTCATAAGAATAATGTCATTGGCACCAACTGATTTGCGTAATTTCACTTCTCTTGTTCTTTGATAATAACGGTTTAAGAATAGATTCAAAAAGTTAAATAGTACACAACATAGCAGCAGGAAAGTCGCAATTGTAAATGTACTAATGAAGGAATATGAGAATGATTTTTCAGATGCAAAATCAAAATGTTTCTTGTATATAGGAGTTATTTTGATTTTCAGTTCTTCGGGAGTCATCTTATGTTTCTCTAATAGAGATTTTAGATGTTGAGTGAAATCTTTATGTTTTTGGTTTTTCCGTAGCATTACATGGATAATGGCGTTGGCAAACCTCCATTCTTGTTCATTATTTATGTCATACTTGAACTGTTTCATTATGCGATATCCTGTGTAATGGAAAGAAGAATTAGAAGGACTATCGGCCATTATACCTACGATTCGCAGTTGCTGAGGATCTGCCAAATGTATGCCACGACTTCCTTGTTGCCTCAGGATGGAACCTAATGCTTCTTGGGGAGTTTTCCAAAATTGTCGTGCCAATGTTTCGCTTATAATAAGTTCATTTTCAAGCCTGGGTAAAGTACCATAAAGTATCTTTTGAGGGAAAATATTCATAAAAGACTTGTCTACCAATAGAAAAGCAGGAGATTTAATAATTTTGTCGTTTACTGAGTAATCTATTCCAGAATCTTCAAACGAGCAGGTTATGTCTTCTACTTCCGGACAATACTCTCGGATAAATGTTGACATAACGGGAGAAAGATATATTGAATGGGATGTCTCTGCTTGATTACAGACCAAGAAAGTGCGATTTGAAGCTGGATAAAAGTTATCATACGAAGTTTCGTAGTGCAACCAATAGAAACTAAAAATAAAGAATGCAATTCCCACTGCTAGTCCCATAATGCTTATTATGGATTGAAGTTTATATTTTACTAGATTACGGAAGGTTATTTTTAAATAATGTTGTATCATAAGTTTTACATATTATAGTTTATATATTATACTCTGATTTATTCACTCTTTATCACTTCCGCCGGATTCTGCCGTGCCGCCTGCCACACTCGCCAGCCGATACATGCAAAGATAATTATGGCTATGCCACCGGCTATGACTAAATATATCCAGGCTTTAATTGTGGTCTGTTCTATATAGTTTTCAAGCCAACGTTTCATCAGGACATACCCTATTGGGAATGCGATGACAGCCGCAATAATGAGCAGAAGTATGTATTCCTTTATAAACATAATTAGAATATTCCGGATTGTGGCTCCATTCACCTTACGAACGGCTATCTCTTTGCGTCTTTGCTCGCAACTCAAAGTAATCAGAGAAAAGATACCGAAAGCAGCAATAAGTACACAAACCATGGCAACAAAGCTCAATAACTTTATCAGTGCATCTTCGGACTTAAGATATCCGGCATATTCTTCTGCTGTGTTGTATAATCTATATCTCACTTCCGGATACTCCCGACTGAATATGCTGTCTATCCGGTTTCTCAGTTCTTTCCATTTACCATCATGAAACTTAATTAAGATTTGTCCTTTTCCTAAAGAAAATCCTATATCCTTAAGAATATCCACTGCAACCAAAGTATAGGGTTGCACCGGTTCTGTCGGTGCCGTGATGTGGAAGTCTTTAATTATACCTACAATGGTCCATGTTCTGCCCTTCTGATAAAGTTTCTTTCCAATCGGGTCGCTCATTCCAAGTGCTTTTACGGCCGATTCATTAATCATTATGCTATTCGTTTCTGTCGGCTTCACTATCTCCCCTTCCAGCAATTTCAGATTGTAGAAGGACACTGTCTTTTCACAATTCCACAGACATAGCATATCTATACTCTTCGCCGCATCTTCTTTTCCGTCCCAATTATCGAAAGTCTGTGAAAAGCCTGATGATTTAGGCAATAGGCAACAATGTCCGGTCACCACCTCCCTTGTACATGAGAATTGCCTGATCTTATCAGCAATGGCTTCAAAATCATTGTCCGGATATAAAAGATTGATAGAAGCTATATTCTTTCTTTCCCATCCTAAATCTACATTCGTAAGAAAATAGATTTGCTTCATCATCACTATTATGCAGAACGTGACAAGAATCCCTATCGCCAATTGGAATGCAATACTTATTTTACGGAGTGCGTACTTGTTTCCGCTATTTCGTATGCGCGACCGTCTGATGGCGAATGGCACTAACAGAAATAAAGACAGTAAAAGAATCCCTACAAAATAGAGAAGAGATTCTCCATAAATATTTCCGGATACCCCGGACATTTTCTTAAAGGCGGGTAAAGCCGTTTCAACCAAAGCCATCCCCAATACGCCGGATAAAAATATGATGTATAGGTACTCCACAGAAAGTAGAATAAATAGCCCCCCGATGGAGGAACCGCATACTTTACGCAGTTCTATTTCACGGCTACGTATCTTCATGCGAGTGATGAACAGAGAGAGATAATTGAACAGGGAACAAAGAATCACTAAACCTCCGGCCACAGAGAATAGTATCAAATAGTAGAATTGGAAAGATGGGTTCCTGTTAACTGATGAATAATGATACTCGTCGAGTGGTATTAGCCGGATACCCTCGAACACTCTGCGGGGATCTCTCGGATCGGCTTTTGTTTTATTTGCAGCAAGTTTCTTCTGAAAGGCTATCGGATCAGTCCCTTTACGTAACTTGATAATGATTTCGAAACTTCCATTATTCCAATCATTCTGCCAGCTGCGAAAGTATTCTCCCTGTCCCCAGTAACCGAATGACAGATTACTGTGATTGAGGCTTGAGAGAATGGCACAAATCGTCAGTGTATCGTCATTATAGTTTTTAACTTCTTTGCCCAGTACATTCGTTGAACCGAACAATTGCATAGCTACATCTTCAGTCAAGGCTATCTTGTCATTGGAATACATAAAGTCCATACTTCCTGATAGAATGGATATATTGAACATTTTCATGAAGCAGGAGTCTGCCTGTAGATCATTAGTTTCCACTGTCCGACCATTTGCTTTAAGATCTACTTTTTGTCCCCATCTGGTATAGGCGCATGCAGCTTCCACCTCAGGGAAATCGTTTTTCAGAACAGTCGATGCTGGGTATGGCATAGAAGTGGAATATCCGTTTACTCCAAATACACTTTCTTTGCAAAGAATATACATTCGGTCGGCTCCTTCGTGGTAAGCGTCATACGTCATCTCATAATGTATCCACAGGTTGGCAAGGGCGAAACAAGTGAAGCCTACTGCCAGACCAAAGATGCCGATAACACTTTGTGTCTTGTATTTCAGTACATTACGAAATGCTATCTTAAAGTAATGTTGTATCATAGTTTATATTTACTTATCTGTTGTTGATTCTTGATGACTTTTATAGGATTCTTAATACTTAATTTTCAAATCTTATGCCAAAGATATAACTGATTGTATATTAGGTATATATTAATTTCTTAAATATAAATTCGGTGTGCTATACTGCACAAAAATAGTGCATATTCGCACATTGTCTACATTGAACTCTCAATTATTGGAAAGGTTTTCAAAGAAGAGAGAATATATTGGGGATATAAATACTAAAGGAATATAGTATTAAATGTAAAGTTATTTGTTTATAAGTTATAGAAAACGTCTTTCACTTTTCTCTCAAAATTGTATATTGAATAATTTCGTAACGAGAAGTATCTTTTTATTATTTATTATTGTATATCAATATGTTATATCTTCTAAAAGGGAAAAATAGGGGTCAAAATAGGGTCAGGGTCACCTATAACCCCGAATCCCCACAACAGATGAAGAAGCATTTTAAGGGGATGTAAAGAAAAATGTGACTCTTAGTACTAATGCATTGAAATTAGTCCCGTCTACACTGGGTAATCTGCCGATGCATCTTTCTTCTTCCCTCCTTAAAAAAGAATGTTTCGTAGCATGTTCTCTTTTTTGTGTCTTAAATATTTGCATTAAGCAGGAAAGAAGACACAGACTAAAAAGAGGTAGTCAAAGAGACGGATCATATTAACTTCTTGTTTATAGTATTTACTTAATCCGGGATTGTTCGTATTGTGCAAAATGCTGTCATATTAAATCTATGTAGAAACACTTTTTTATTGGACAAGAATAATTGACAATCTTTTGATATACAGCAGTTTATGTGTTTTTGCTTGAAAAAACAACTATCAGGTGGGGTTATAAGTGACCCTGACCCTATTTTGACCCCTAAAATAGCTTCCAAAAATTTTTGCAAAGCTGTGTTTTTGTTTCTTTAATTTATCGACATATATCTTGATTATCATTTATCGTCTACTGAAAAAACATAGATACATCTTGTGAAAAGTATAAATGTAGGCGATAACAAGCAATGTGATTATGCAAAATAAGCAATCTTGTATTGCAGAACATTGCTTATTTTGCATAATCACATTACTTGCCAAGTTATAGGTCCATGCGTTTTATGTTTATGCTCCGTTTATTCACTCTTTATCACTTCTGCTGGATTTTGTCGTGCAGCTTGCCATACACGCCAGCCTATACTGAGAGTAATCACTATCATAATGCCCATAAATATAAGGATGAACGGCCACACTCCTATATTCACCTGACGATTGTAAGTTTCAATCCACTGTCTCATGATAATATAGCCGACCGGGAAAGCTATCAGTGAAGATATGATCAGAAGCAAAGTATATTCCCTAAAGAAAATACTCAGAATATTGCCAATTGTAGCTCCGTTCACTTTACGGACAGCTATTTCCTTCCGTCGCAGTTCGCAAGTCAATGTGACCAGGGAATAGATACCGAACACGGCTATCAGAATACAAACCAATGAAGAGAAACTCAAAAGGCCGGATAATGCGTCCTCTGATTTCAGGTATTTGTTGTATCGTTCTTCTTCACTATCCAAAAAAAGTTTGCGGTCGGGAAGTTCCGCCAGTTGCATCTCCTCAATACGGCGACGGCATTCTTCCCAGGTTCCCGGTTTATATTTGAAAAGTACGAAACAACGCGGCCACATATATTCCAATTTGTTTGTATTGACAAATATAGCATTAGGTACATCGTTTGTAGGTGCTCTGTAAGCACAATCTTTCACTACCCCTACTATGGTCATAGATTGGGTATTTTCTTCATTATAATAGATGCGTTTTCCAATAGCTTCTTCCGGTGTCCAGCCCATAGTACGGGCTGCTGTTGCAGTGATGTTCACTTCGTTGAGTTTTGATTTATCCGAGATCCATTCTCCTGCCAATAGCTTCATATTGTAGAATTTGAAGAAATCTTCTCCTGCCAAAAACTGGTCTATACTGATAGGATTATCTGCTGTTCCGTTCAGGCCATCCCATGAAGTTACCTCAAAAAGAGAATAAGCTCCCATACTGATTAGAGGCCAATAGACAGGTTTCACTATTTCTGTAACCATAGGCAGTTCCTTTACTTTTTCGACCCAAACATTCATATCCACATTCATCCAAATACTTAAAGATGCACGATTTTGATAATCAATACCTGTATTTACATTACGTAAATGATAGAGCTGCATTTGCATAATAGTTGTACAGAATATGAAAACGATGCAGACAATCAGTTGTAAAACAACGCTCCCCCTTCGAAAAAGACGTCCTATGGCGCTTGTGTGATGGAGCGTGTGTTGCAATGAACGGCGACGGAATATGTAGACAGAGAGCAGGGCAATGATATATGCCAATATAGACATGCCTGCTATGTATAATATGCAATAACCATAGATGGACATATCTGTATCAGCTATTCCGGAATAGTGTATAAACCAAGATTTGAGCAACTCAATGAAGCCCATTCCCAAAATGGACGCCAGCAAGATAGTAAACAGAAAATCCATGCAAAGCAACGCCAACAACGAATGTTCGGAAGCTCCGTTTACTTTACGCAGTGCCATCTCACGCTTACGTGAACGGAAACAATCGCTATAAATAGTCAGATAATTCACCAATGCGCAAAAGATGATAAGTACTCCCGTTATTGAGAAGTAGACAATGTAACGAAATTGTACGATTGTTTCGTCACCACGGACAAATTCATCCGCGTATCGTAATTGGGTAATAGGTTCCAGGTAGAAGCGTGTAAATCCGGTTTTACAGTTATATTTATCTTTCTTCATCTCTTCCGGAAAGTTACGGTTCATTTTTTTTATGAGTGCGTTGATATCTGTCCCGTGTTTCACTTTTATCAACATCCTATATCGACCGTTTCCCCATGAAGTGTCGTCACTGCTCATCCATCCCATAACAGAATATTTGAAATTAGAATGTTTCCCCCAGTCGTCTATGACGGCACTTATACGATATCCTTTCATGTTGTTGCCAGAAATCAATTCTTTCCCAATCACATCTGTAGTACCAAATAAATCGCGAGCCATCTCTTCTGTAATGGCAACTTCTTTCTCATTGGATGATGATGATAAGAAATTATTGTTGCCTTCTAAAATTTTTACATCCATCATCCGCATAAAAGTAGAGTCAGGCGCTATATATGGATATTCCGTCAACTGTTTGTTCTGCATCGTGAAAAAAGATTGCTGTTCGAATGCACACCAATCTTCTATTTCTGAATAAGAATTTTTTAAATACCCACCTAAAGCGTAGGGTACAAAGTTGTGATAATGTGTTCCGAAATGATTTTCATCCGTCCGTATCAGATAGATGCGATCCGCATCCCTGTGAAAACTATCATATGTCATCTCATATTGTATCCAGAATGTGGACAAGGCAAAGCATGCCAGACCTATTGCCAGACCGACAATACTGATTATACTTTGTGTTTTATGTTTCAGTATATTCCGAAAGACTATTTTAAGATAATGCTGTATCATGGTTTCTTTATTTTCTTTATTCTTCTTTCTCTTACTCGTATTTAATCACTTCTGCCGGATTTACATTGGCTGCTTTATAAATCTGCCAGATAATAGTCAACAATGATATCAAGGCTGTTGCGCCTATGCCTATAATAAATAAATCGGGAGTGATGGGTGCCTTATGGGCAAAGTCTTCTAAATAGAGTATTATCGCTCCGGAAGACAATGGAATAGCTATCAGTGATGCTATCCCCAATACTGAGAGATATTTTTTGATGAGTAAAGGATATATGTTCTTCCCTTGTGCTCCATTTACTTTACGCAGGCCTATTTCCCGATAACGCTGACGGATATCAAATAATGAAATGGCCAATAGTCCCAAGGATGATATAAGAATGGCAACTTTGGCAAACAATGAATAGATATCCACCACCCGCCGATCTTCATTGTACATGGAAGCTATCTCATCTTCTATCAGTTTATATTCGAAGTCAGTGCTTCCCGTAGCTTCTTCATATAATTTACGCAAGAAGTCGATAGCTTCTGCCCTCCGTTCGTGCGGATACGAAGCAGTAACAGTAATAAGCTCATATTTTTCATCAAAATATTCGATAATCATGGGAGCGGCGGACTGTGATAAATGCTTGACGTTGAAGTCTTTTATAACTCCTACGATTTCAACAGGAGGATTATACTCGGATGGAACATTACTGGAAGCCCAACTTTTGTCTTCACCCTGAAGTTTGTCACGCGTAATATCCTTGATGCCAAATACTTTTTTGGCAGATTCGTTGATGATACATTTAAAACTGTTTTTGGTAAACATTTCATCTATTGAATCATTCCATAACCTGCCTTCTAGTAGTTGGAATTCGAATAATTCCATAGAGCGTGGAGACATTCTGGCTCTTAGTACCGGTTTGAAACCATTCTCTGCCCGGTTAAGAGCGTAACGTGACGGCTTGAACTGGTGAAGCGGCATTGGTATCCTGCTCCAATGAGTAAATAATGTACTTTCACTCATTCGTTTGTTTACTAACTCTTTATTAGCCTGCTGTATTTTCCCTTCTTTCAAAAGATCTTCTTTCTCTTTCTCATGAAATGAACTCCCTCCTTTGAAAACATACATCTTGCATTCTATCACATCATGAGTACGGAAACCGAGGTCGGAATGAAGCATGTATTCAAGTTGCCGTACAAAGAAAAGCGACATGACAATCATATAGATAGTGATGACATATTGAAAGCCAAGAAAAAGCATGCGTGAACGGACAGAGAAATGCGTGGAAGAAAGTTCGCGCATGGAAGAAACCGGAGTGTTATGAGTAAATTTTATAAATGGATAAAATGTGGTTAGCAATGGAAGCACAAATAAAATAAGAAGAGATATATTCAGGTCAAACTTTAAATTTGAGTTCGTAGGAATATACATCTCATTGTAGAACAAATGTCTGGTAATTTCAATAATCAACCAACAAATAAACAGTGCAGCTCCTGAGAGTAGCATATTCTCAATGTATATCTGAAGAAAGATTTCTTTTCTACCTGCTCCATATACTTTCTTTATACCAAACTCCCTGGCGCGTTTGGACATGATGACTGTATAAATATTGGTAAAGTTTAGGATGCCTATAATACCTACCAGAAAGGCAACAATCCATAATACACGAATATAATCTTTATTTCCGTGTTGGGATAATGCTGACTTTTCATGAGAGGTCGTATAATAATAATCTGTCAATGGTAAATACTGGTAGTGCATGGTCTGGAATGTACTCCATTCGTCTCGTGGCTGTTCTTTATTG
The nucleotide sequence above comes from Bacteroides intestinalis DSM 17393. Encoded proteins:
- a CDS encoding ABC transporter permease gives rise to the protein MIQHYLKITFRNLVKYKLQSIISIMGLAVGIAFFIFSFYWLHYETSYDNFYPASNRTFLVCNQAETSHSIYLSPVMSTFIREYCPEVEDITCSFEDSGIDYSVNDKIIKSPAFLLVDKSFMNIFPQKILYGTLPRLENELIISETLARQFWKTPQEALGSILRQQGSRGIHLADPQQLRIVGIMADSPSNSSFHYTGYRIMKQFKYDINNEQEWRFANAIIHVMLRKNQKHKDFTQHLKSLLEKHKMTPEELKIKITPIYKKHFDFASEKSFSYSFISTFTIATFLLLCCVLFNFLNLFLNRYYQRTREVKLRKSVGANDIILMKQLMTEALFHGLMACLISGCLIEVLTPFFEEIFQISIQKNTLWLEYLAIAFISLSCIGIILTVPIIQFIQVSTKQSLVNKVRPHRHHIFRRISLSLQLVICLFFLTSTGVLYMQLRFIHNVDVGFDTQNIIEMRINPREQNGNDMLEEIKQLPMIKATTTASDYIVCKNITSFEERVEWNGQTEEDKKSRFARLALQNSGDKIFNFRLIEGRLFREEDWVTNSNTPRNIFNSPILNKIILTQSAVTAMRIEHPIGEIIRIPIGIFRKGDLEWHYSDYEIIGVVKDLYSQGMKTEVYPTIISQAHNWMQSINYFQVVPGTERNAIKAINELAQKHQWEYNEYNTEPQTVDNKIQELNKSEIAIFKLFSILSFLCILISLFGIYSISSSIITQRQKEIAIRKVMGATISEIIIMFFQEYIALVFVAAIIAFPCSYYAMSIWLEQYAYHVNISIDLFIIILNIVTILVLFTILHQVIKTARQNPAEVTKSE
- a CDS encoding ABC transporter permease, which codes for MIQHYFKIAFRNVLKYKTQSVIGIFGLAVGFTCFALANLWIHYEMTYDAYHEGADRMYILCKESVFGVNGYSTSMPYPASTVLKNDFPEVEAACAYTRWGQKVDLKANGRTVETNDLQADSCFMKMFNISILSGSMDFMYSNDKIALTEDVAMQLFGSTNVLGKEVKNYNDDTLTICAILSSLNHSNLSFGYWGQGEYFRSWQNDWNNGSFEIIIKLRKGTDPIAFQKKLAANKTKADPRDPRRVFEGIRLIPLDEYHYSSVNRNPSFQFYYLILFSVAGGLVILCSLFNYLSLFITRMKIRSREIELRKVCGSSIGGLFILLSVEYLYIIFLSGVLGMALVETALPAFKKMSGVSGNIYGESLLYFVGILLLSLFLLVPFAIRRSRIRNSGNKYALRKISIAFQLAIGILVTFCIIVMMKQIYFLTNVDLGWERKNIASINLLYPDNDFEAIADKIRQFSCTREVVTGHCCLLPKSSGFSQTFDNWDGKEDAAKSIDMLCLWNCEKTVSFYNLKLLEGEIVKPTETNSIMINESAVKALGMSDPIGKKLYQKGRTWTIVGIIKDFHITAPTEPVQPYTLVAVDILKDIGFSLGKGQILIKFHDGKWKELRNRIDSIFSREYPEVRYRLYNTAEEYAGYLKSEDALIKLLSFVAMVCVLIAAFGIFSLITLSCEQRRKEIAVRKVNGATIRNILIMFIKEYILLLIIAAVIAFPIGYVLMKRWLENYIEQTTIKAWIYLVIAGGIAIIIFACIGWRVWQAARQNPAEVIKSE